The Archocentrus centrarchus isolate MPI-CPG fArcCen1 chromosome 3, fArcCen1, whole genome shotgun sequence sequence GACGGGTTATGTCCACAACATGGTGGAGTGTCTGCAGGAGAAGGTCAGAATCTCACTACTGCTGACTATTTTATAAGCAAAGTTAACATTTAATAATAACAGCTGAATTTGCTTGTATCTTTATGGTATCCCATAGATCAGCGTGTCTGTGACCAGCAGTTAGTGTTGTTGGACAATTTTACtggaatatttttatattatttcatcattttaaattgtgtgaTTGTGGTGTATATTCCACATCTCAATATCTGACTAAATAATCCCAGATAATTTAGGTGACTGTCACTGCTTTGTTTGCTGTAGGTTGTTGAGATCAACTCTTTGGAACTAGAGTTGCACACTCTGCTGTCTGACCAGTTGGAGGCGCTGTTAGCtcaaagacacagaaaagaTTAAGGAGCAGGCAGaccgcctgcagcagctcagctgtGAGTGGCATCTGTGTGTCCACGTGTAATAAAACctactgtgcagtgtgtctcaGGATGTAATATTTAAATTAACTGGATGTAATTTGTAGAtaacacagcagagcagagtgGAAGTTCAGCCAATGGAACAGAAAATCAGTGGTGAGTGTAATGAAATACCTTTCAAGATAACATTTCCTTCTTTGGTCTGTTACATTTTATGTACTTTGTCTAATGTATTCTGTTCATGTATTAGAAAAAGAGGTATATGCTCACATTTAAGCAGGTACTCTGCTCTAGTCTTGTAGAGATAGCAGtatatttgtttctgtgttgcaGTGTTGGTGTTAAAACCGAGGAAGATTTTGATACACCTGAAGACACACAGCCTTcagcagaagaggaggagcagtTACAGAAGAAAACAGGTGAGATGTGACTGTACAGCTTTATACTCTTGTGAGCTTCATCCTATAGCCTAAACCTTTGTTTAAACAGTGAATCTTTAACATAGTAAAATGCAATACAGTCAGATTCTGCCAGACTGCAGTAtaagtttttggttttttttccttctgttattACAGTAACTCTGTTCTCTCTTTATGGCTTTCTTTTTGAAATTTTAGGCCATGAACTGGAGAAAATCCTGAATTCCTTGAGGCATGTGTGGATTTGTCTGATTCTCTTCTTCCCTTTTCTGTTCACTCCAGCTGATATACTGTTGAGGTCCCAGAAGGTGTTTTGATGTCCAAGACGACTTCTGCAATGTTAAAAAGATTCTGTCCCGCTTTGAAGAATGGAGAGGATGCTACTCGGAGTCCCTACCACAATGCTTACATCTCTTGTGTCTGCCTAAGTTGCTGAACCCCATCATTAGGCATCAGCTGTTGGCTTGGAACCCTTTAAAGGTACTTAAACATGTGTGCACATGCAGCAGGTTTTCCAGACATGGATTAACCCTAGTCCCAGACTAAGACCTGCATTACAAAAAGAATGCATGTCTGGGAAACGGAACTGTAAACACAGAGAATTAGTTGTACATTCACACAACTGCCATAGCTTATTGTGCGATAATATGACAGCAGCAGTAACCAtagatttgtgtctgtgtgtgcctttCTCAGGATGCCAGTATGGACTTTGAAAACCTCCCATGGTtcacagcagtggagacctTTTGTCATGGACATGGCCATGAGGAACTagagcacacagacagacagacactgtCCAACGTCATAGAAAGGACCGTCGTACCCAAAATGACTGGTAATGGGCCCTTACATTCACTTTTTAATTAGTAAGttttgacaggaaaaaaaacagctgggatattacacacattacatTCTCAAAatatattcacacacattcataaaagcAGTTCTTTCCGGGGCCcggggtggcttagtggtgaagctggcgaccacatacatgtgccgcgttgcggtgcgggcggcgcgggttcgcgtcccggcctgtcgccaatttgcccgcgtgtcttcccctgtatctttcccccatttcctgtctctctccactgccactgccaacaaaagccgctgtggccaaaaaaaaaaaaaaaaccgcaaaaaaaaaaaagcacttcttTCCATAGGGGTAGGAACCAAGGGGGACGGAGAGGACATGTCCCCCCCAATACTGGAGACAggtgcatttgtcccacccaaaaattacacagcagaggagaaaaatatttgattttgaaatctttaacccgcgtgcttttatttgaaggcacaacatagtcatgtgtactggtaacaattatctgtgcatttgtaacaattatctgtgcatttgtaactatgcattggtaacatttatctgtgcactggtaacatttatctgtgcactggtaactatgtattggtaacatttatctgtgcactggcactaactatgcattggtaacatttatctatgcattggtaacatttgtctgtgcattggtaacatttgtctgtgcattggtaacatttgtctgtgcattggtaacatttgtctgtgcattggtaacatttgtatgtgcactggtaactatgcattggtaacatttatctgtgcactggtaacatttatctgtgcattggtaactatgcattggtaacatttatctgtgcattggtaacatttatctgtgcattggtaacatttatctgtgcattggtaacatttgtctgtgcattggtaacatttgtctgtgcattggtaacatttgtatgtgcattggtaacatttgtctgtgcactggtaactatgcattggtaacatttatctgtgcactggtaacatttatctgtgcactggtaactatgcattggtaacatttatctgtgcactggtaactatgcattggtaacatttatctatgcattggtaacatttatctgtgcattggtaacatttgtctgtgcattggtaacatttgtatgtgcattggtaacatttgtctgtgcactggtaactatgcattggtaacatttatctgtgcactggtaacatttatctgtgcactggtaactatgcattggtaacatttatctgtgcactggtaactatgcattggtaacatttatctatgcattggtaacatttatctgtgcattggtaacatttgtctgtgcattggtaacatttgtctgtgcattggtaacatttgtatgtgcactggtaactatgcattggtaacatttatctgtgcactggtaacatttatctgtgcattggtaactatgcattggtaacatttatctgtgcattggtaacatttgtctgtgcattggtaacatttgtctgtgcattggtaacatttgtatgtgcattggtaacatttgtctgtgcactggtaactatgcattggtaacatttatctgtgcactggtaactatgcattggtaacatttatctatgcattggtaacatttatctgtgcattggtaacatttgtctgtgcactggtaacatttatctgtgcactggtaatatttgtctatgcactggtaacatttatctatgcactggtaacatttgtctatgcactggtaacatttatctgtgcattggtaactcaagccagtttgcccacatcttacgattataaaacatatacatatgtaaattatgtaATAATATAGCTGTACacacactatttttccaagaaacatttgaaaaagaaaagtaaaagatcaaatagcatttttttttttttttttgctttgctcagagtatttatggatctgtcaggtttctgatatgtgtccccccaataggaaactcattcctacgcccctaCTTGATTcaacagctaagtgctttctatttaacattcacacacattcatattcctggagagcaacttgggcttGAGTATCTTggtcaaggatactttggcatgcagactggagcagccagggatcgaaccaccaaccttccgattagacctgctctacctcctgagctacagccaccccatattTTTAAGTTACAAGAAGGTAGTGTCCTCTTCAGTTGAGGTGTTGAGGTATAGGCAATCATTTCTTCCACTTTTGTAAAAAGCAGTCTCCTTTAGGTCTTAGCGAGAAAATCATCTCTTCAATTTCTGAATAAATCTGAATTATCtcaacctttttttcttttactttgctTTTTGGTTCTGCTTTTCAGTTGCTGTGCATATtcaaatctaaataaaatttttatggCCTGAATGTATAAATCATCTCAGGGCTTTAGGATAGCTTTAAGTGGCAAAGAGTCCATATGACAATCCATACCTAGaacaaatattttacagtaGACTCTATTTCCTGCTTTTCCAGTTCCTGCTGCAGTTAAATTGGAAAGCAGCCTTGCCTCCAATTCCACCCAGCCTTTTATAATGTTTGCTCTCTGCTTGTCTTGTAACAATTCATATGCACATTATAGTGGCCTCTATTTCATACCAAAGATGTGTCAAGTACTGCTTGTCCTTTTGTGTTTGGCTTTTCAGCCTATGTGGAGCTGGTGTGGGACCCCATGTCCCATCAacagtctctctgtctgtctgactgATGTGTGTCACAGACTGAAGGAGGACTATTCCACCTTTGAAGGAGAACCGAGTAAACCAGTCAAGGTAAATCCAACACTTACACGTTAAACTTGaactgtattttaaaaacaaaaaccaccTTGCTGTTGTCTTCTACTACTATTTTAAACTTGCTTGGTATTTACTGTGTCGTATTTTGTCTATTTGTGTCCCATACAGGCATTCACAGAGGCTGTTGTCCGCAGGCTGAGAAGCTGTGTAGATGAAGATGTCTTCATTCCCCTGTACCCCAAAAAGTCAGTTTCTCTGTGATGTGTTTTAATATTGGATTAATATCTGTATGAGCAGCTGCTGCGCCGCCACCATTTTGCACCTTTCTAGCTCTTTTCCCTTATTACATACAAGCAATAGTACTCAAGAGAGAGTTGAAGCTGAAAAGTCTCTTTTCAGTCATTAGATAAAATTGTCTTTTAATAGTCAAATAAGGTATTCTTTTGTCAACATCAAGTCCTATCAGCCTGGGGTATTTACAGTCTGTTATTTATACTGTTTGTTCTTCTGTCAGGTTTCTTGAAGAGACATCATCTCCTCAGCGTCATTTCAGAGATCAGCAGTTCTGGACAGCTGTAAAAGTACTGCTTTAGGCACTTGTGTTGTCTCAAATTTTCCATGTATTTCGAAGCCGCTTTTCTTAATAGCagctgcatttgtttttctgttagcTACTAGGTAACATGGGGAAGTGGGATTTGCTGCTCCCTGATTTCGTATTGAAGgaactgatgttggacaagctGTTGAACCGATACCTGATGACCACACTGTGCAGTCAGACACTCTCCAACAATGCTGTTTATGCATGCAAAAAGGTATTTATTTGGATCACAGGTGTTCTGCATGCTAGTTTGACCTTGATAATGATGCATTGTcattcctccctctctcctcagaTAGCAGATAGTCTACCTCTGTCTTGGTTTAAAGGGGAGAGCACGTGTTTGCCTCAGCTGCAGAATTTCAGAAACCACGTAGTTCAGAAAGTTCATGCCATCTGCAAACAGCAGCCGCCTGAAGATCCAAACACCAGGTAATAAAAACACGTTTAGGTAAGAAAGGTGTAGATTTTGTCCTGTAAGATCGACTTTGTTGTTGAAAGACGGACGAGGAAAAACGATCACGAAacctaaaaagattatgtagaaagatggattttttttccccaccaaaaTTCCTTCATACTGTGACTCTTTCAATTGATACATCAGCTATTGGAGTTTCCTGTAGTGTGACAGCAATATTTTTATAGTCATTATTGTCATAAGTTTGTTTAGATGttatccccacccccacaaatgTAATCAAAACCATGTGCTTCTACTGTAGGTCTGCTGTGGTTGACCTACTGAAAGTTCTGAGTACAATCCGATGCCACGACTCCATCATGGCCATAGCACAGAAATACCACTATGAAGATGCCATCTACTCTCATCAGCTGCTGAACCAAGAGACGGCATGAACCTCAACTGTTCAACGGAAgatgtttaaaactaaaatacCAACAAACTTGTATGGTTCACCTTGACTTGAAGCAATAGTCAAGAGGAACTCTTTGTAAAATAATTCACCTTCCCacaatttttaaatcacaaattTTGCTGTGTAAAGGAGGtaattgtatttttatgaaTAAATGAGCTTTGTTAGTATTTATTTTAGGCAGTTTCCTGTTTAATTATgcaacaacctttttttttttttcctctttattcctGATCCACACAACAGGGTTGCATCAGTGACATCTTCAAAACTGCATTCAAGCTACAATACTGTTGTATCATTCTTAAATTGTGCAGTTTCTCATCAACAGACACTGAGAAAAGACAGCTTTACTGAAATAGTTTCCTTTTTTGCAACCTCATGTTgacatcatttctttttttttaattttatatccaAGATCATCACTGTCAGTTCATATTAAATACAATACACTGCACTTTGGAGTGCAGTCAGGCCATACTTAAAAGAAATCTTGAGGGTGAGGTGAGTGGATGATAGTAATTGCTACTTAATAGTAATTTGCTACTTTTGCTACTTTCTGCTTTTCTCAGTTACGCTAATGTCTAAAAGATGTATCATATCCAAATCTATTGAACATAATCATTACACTCTAAATGTCATTTAGAAAATACTTAACTGCTCAAATATGCACCTTGAAGCATTTTGAGATGGTGGGATGACGAATTTTGAaaggataaaaaataaaacatcttgcTTGACAGGAAATGCAGCTGATGTTTTTCCGTGAAGATGCACGAGAAAGATGCAAGACCTGTAATTATTTGCAGAGTTGGTTTTATTTATGAGCAAAGCAAAGCACACCAAAGCAACCCCCAAAACAGCTTGTCACGTGCACATAACAGCCAAACATGAACAAGTCTGCGCTGataaaaatcatgtttgtgCACCTAATCCagcaaggaaaaaaacactttttccaGACTTAAACAGCAGAGAGGAACTGTTCAGTTTCATGGAATAACTCATGCTTGTTTGATGCACAGGCAGCTGGATGTAGTTATCTGACAAGGCTTAAGGTTAACTGGAAAATGAACCACTGGAAatttaaccttaaaaaaaaaaaagttattagtCCAACAAGCAGGGAAGATTTTAACTAACGGGCCAATAAAGGCAAACgtgtacataaacacacagcatGTTTCTGTCCTCTACTTTTGGCTTTACTCCACAGAACCAGAACAAAATATGTACGGCTATCATGTTAATGCTACCTAGTATTGCTCTTgtacatatttaaaataaaaaaaaaaaaataaaaaactactGTATGCTAGAACAAAAGAGTGCAGAAGTTGACTTTAAAGGAAAAGACTTTGCTTCACGAAGTTCACTACAGCTGCACTCCTCTTTTCCACCTTCCTTACCAATCTACCCAACCACAGAAAATCATAAACATACTTCCAAAATTTatactttgttttaaaattcagtCACTGAAGGGAGcatgagatgttttttttttaaatttgtgtccAGTGGTCTAATTCTGTTTAACGTAAACCCCAGATGACAGGACCTTTTTTAATCCCATTGTTGCACATACAAAATGCCCCCAACCACTTTTACTTTACTGTGTTTAAAGATGTGAAGTAAATCCAGTTCTCTCCAGAATTCCTTTTTTGTCAACAATAATTGTGTTAGTGGAGGACCACGCGAAACCCATTTCCGCACAACATTTTTTTACTGCCCTTGGCTAGGAAACACTGCTgcagttgtgttttttgttttgcaagcGGAACGTTAATACATTCAAGCCAAACAGAGACCGGCAAGTTTCTGACTAAACAAAAGGAATACATGTCAAAAAAATAACACCACAAACAATGTCAGGACTTCATCTGAAACTCATTGGTCTGATTAAACAGCACTCTTCCAATGTTGGAAACGTTGCAGTTGCTATTAGGCATATTAGTAAGTGCTCACAAAAACCTGGAGAATGGCAGCAGGGAGAGAACAAACTTTAGATGACAGAGAACTGGATGCCATGCTTGTTGAGGCGGGCGATTAGTGTGGTCTTCACAAACGCAGCTCCTGGAGTATATACTCCTCCCctggaaaataaatatataataaagaactgcattaagagcAAGTCCCAGAAATCTCACCAAGTGAGATTCATTAGATATAAAACCActacactgtgaaaaaaaaaaaaaaaaaaaaaaaaaagtaaatattttctCTCTCATGGATTCATTAATATTGAATCATGACAACGTATCAAAGGCTGAAGCAATATTTGTCATTCAAAAAGTGTCCACATTCTCACTCTCACTTTTTGAATTTTAAAGTTGTTTCGCACTAATACACACTTATATTTCACAGAACCATTTATCAGCATGAAGACATTAAACTTCCATCTGGTTTATGACTAAAAATTAATCACCCAGTTCCTTTGGGAGTGAGTTTAAATGGTTATTTTACATGCAAAATTTACTGCAAGACCTTATTCTCATGAACTTGGTCCCATACTGGTTAATCTACTAGATCTGTATGAATAACTGAGGAAAACCTAAGAAAATGTACAAATGTCAAAAGATGAATTACACATTTATGGTATGTTttgtgggcagcacggtggcgcagtggttagcactgctgcccccaccctgtgaccctgaactggaagtggaagaaaaatggatggatggactgatggATGGTTAGTTTTATAACTGAGTGTGAAGTCACATCCAGGTCAAGCAGTAGATGTGGGGGAGTGATGGCGGTGTGATGACTCACTTTTTGGGCAAGGCTGCAGCTTCGTTGAGAATGGTTAGAGCAGCCTGGACCATGGCGATGGGTGTGGCCACATATCCAGCCTCTGAATAACAGAAAACGAAACAAGCATTAGAATTTGATAGCAAAAGAAGGCCAGAGTGGCTACCTAGGCTAATTTGTCTCACTAGTATTCATCTCACTATCCACAGCATTGTTGCCATGTTTCTGCTTTCAAGCATCTTTAGAGTCTGCTGCATGCAGATTACAAAAACCAGCAACCAATAAATAACAAGCCAATCAGTTTGATTTAGGGGATAAAATTAtctttgttttcacattttgccACATCAAAGACATAATCTTGTGTCAGACTAGGATTTTTAATTTGAGATTACCTGGTCCTTGAACCCGTGTGCGGATCTTGGCGTTAGGTTTTCCCTGGGAGGGGTCCTGTTCCTGTGTGTAGCCTTCTCCATAGAAGGTGAACTGGAAGGATGAAGCCTCCATCTAAAACATGCCAGAAAACAGCATGTTCTTATTAGCAGACAGACctattttaacatgttttattttcacttgcATTTAAGATTAACTGTAGAGTCTGCAAGCTcaggctttttgttttgtcaacACATTACCTGCTTTCTAGTTGGTCCAGCCTTTGAGAAGAATCCAAAGGAGAAGAACTCTGGGTGCTGAAGACAAACCAGACATGATTGACAGCATTTCCAAACACACATTACCTGTTAACACTGTACTGTACAGTTATAGTCaaattttatgtttgtttaccTTGACGAGCAGATTCCGTCCAAAACTGAACTTGACTAAGAACCAGAACATGATGCCAGCAAACATCAGTTTGATGATGCTTCCAATACCTCCTACTCCTGCATATGCTCCATACTGGACCTGAAGTGTTGATAAGAATGAGTGAAATACAagctgcatacattttcatctgaaaaacAAGACAGTTGAGGATAAGCTCCTGAATACTGGCTCTTCATTTAAAACTTTCAActgtcccaaaaaaaaaaaaaaaaaaaaagatatgggATGATTTTCTTCGATCCAGAAAAGCCACATGCATTTTCAGATTTTCCTTGTGTAGTCACCAATCTTTGAAAACGTTTCTGTCCAGTTTAGTTTCAGAATGAATTTTACAAGTGAATCAGCAGCAGAAATTTAACATAAGTATGGTGTGTGTAAAGACGACCAGGGatgaaaaaaaggcaaaaacaaaagagataTTAAAAGAAACTAactagtaaataaataaaagactgaCAGGAGTCGCTTGATATTCCTCCACCAGGAAGCGCTGTGTTCTCTTCACAACAGCGGGATCAGAGCCCATGAAGGGCACCGAGTACTGCTGGATCTCATTACTGTAGAACAACGCTCCCCTACAAATGCACGCATTTCAGTGATTACACAAAAATATGTATGGGggctatgattcttacaagtgtgttgtgtattgtcaacatatagaaagtacagtgtaaagatttaaaatatgtcacatgtgacctctgacctcacttttacatttcacatctgcctttctttcaagttgaccccaaaatgtgttatatctttaaagaaagtattatcaagagaaagagaatgagctgcctatttagaaatatactgttgtataatattatataagctcaagttatttatgtccagttatttacaaattaaTACTCATTATCCAAGacctactcctacataatgtttgtttgatcaaagtaaacatctgccATGCTACCCTTTTCTGATTTTTACAGCACTACAAATTtcttaaaagtttaaaaagaacaaaggaaacaaaatgaatatataaaatacaacTATTCcactaaaagtaaatactgcccagagagtgagttGTCTTGGCAGAGGTTTGTGCTCTCATAGTGCTTCTTGTTGCACATGAATGTGGCAACACCaccaaactgggaaaaaaataaaatactgcatTTTGTAATATCTGAACATGGCCGCTGTACTGGTGTCTTCAGTCCTCCAACTGAACACGCCTGACTAACAGCAGCTGTCTCAGCCTCAAGTCAAGGTAGCACAAGGTAGTATCAGGTTCAGAGAGTTGATAAGCAATGTTATTGAtccaagcatgaaaaaaaaaaaaaaaaaaaaaaaaaaaccctatccCTCATATGGTCtccagaaggttttttttttttttaatattttttgacCGTGATTCTTTTCAGGTTCTAAACTATTAATTTTATTCTGTGGGTAAACATATAAGGGAGAATATTTACTGTGAGGCAGGCAATTTAATGCTAATTAAAggatttggtttgtttaaaaataaattaaataactaAACAAAGGCATTACTGCCCTGTGTACCTGCGTTTAAGCTTTGGGCCAGCCGTAGGGAGAGGTTTGTGATTAAACTTCCTCCTAAGACTTTGAAGCTTCTGGCTGTCAGCAAAACCGTAGATGGCCGACTGCCACGTGCCATCATGGATACACCCGCCCTGTTAGAGGAAGACAgaaatgcacacatgcagaggggAAAAATATGGAGAACATAAATACTTATGCCctgtgattataaaaaaaaagctacaagaGCACCGCTGAGTGGTGCCAATGCTTGGCTGTTTTGGATTCACAACAGGGGGAAGGGGGAGGAGTGAGGGTCAAAgagctgttatagtaaagtcaaaTGTGTGAAGTTTGACTAGTCTGTCTTGAACAGTATACATCTATGGagtgcattttaatattttagttcacatcgttctcgagttatggccaacgctaaagtttttgtggaataGACGCCGACGCCAAGGCTATGACAGTCCAACTTTTTCCTCAAAACAgctgagctttaaaaaaattaataaataaataaaagataatgAGTACGAGGATCTGAGGAGAGGAAGTGTGTAATCAAGCTTAAACAAGCTGGCTCACTGAAACATACATCAGCTCCTGTGCTGACATTCAGGAAGCTCTCCACTGCAGTCAATGTACCTGTGGATAAACAAACATGTAAGTTTGGGAGACTTTTATGACAGTGAATACAAATTTGAATTATATTGTGTTAATGTGCAAGTATATTGAATGTGTAGACTGTGTTCATGTCAATATGTGCACACCCTTGAACTGGTCTCTGGTGTAGAGGACCCCCATGTCTGCAGGAATGGAGTCAAATCCACAGCTCCCAATGATGTACACACCATTTTCAGCTGCCTGGCTGCTGTAGTTCAACTGCATGCCCTCCAGAAACTACATAATACCAGATagaagcgcgcacacacacacacacacacacacacacacacacacacacacacacacacacacacacacacacacacacacacacacacattaaagcaCCAGAAACCccaaacacataaataaaaatacctgGCTAATTAATCAATGATTATTTTAAACCATCTTAAACCTGGGAATGAGAATTATCTTCACCATGATTTCAAACAACAACTAAACTTAGCTAGAGGAAATACATAAACCATAACTGCAATCTTCTCTGaggcaaatacaaaaaaacccaaaaaaaacccaaaatgttttgagtttttaatcTGGGATGTCCTGACATGTTGAAGGTAGGGGGatattttgtgtagctttcatGTAACCTTTTGGAAACAAGAAACAGTCTGGAAACAGACGCCAAAGTGCTGTATGTGTTTTGGTAAGACTTGGTGTATCACACACGAGCACCTGACAGTGACAGCAACTGTTGCCTCATTGTCAGGTCCTCATTGTCACACACAAGCACCTGACAATAAGGCAACAGTTGCTGTCACGGGGCTTAGTGAGAAATAATTTTGCTTAACAAGCTGCAGTATCAAACTCTCCCAtttattttcaaacaaaaacaatttcaaaGCTGAATGTTAGGACATCCACAGGGAACACAGGCACATATCTAAACAACacttatctgtgtgtgtgagtgtgaatgacaGAACTAGTAGAAATGCTGAGCAAAAAGGACTACTGCCAAGAAATCAAATCTCTTTAACTTCTGTGCTGTTTGagcaaaaatgctgtaaatatgtttcagTTCAGACTTTGAAGGAAACACACCCATACATACCTGAGGCTCTCCACAGATGTCAATATGGTGTGCTCCATTTTCCACacaggctttgaccactggctcACCATAGAATCTGTACTATAGACACAGACagactaattaattaattaataatgttttacatcatttcttttttcaccATTTCTCTCTTAATTACTCAATCAGGATTTTATAAATTGGAGATTTTCCCATTGCTAAATCCTTATGCTACTCTGAAGACAAATGCAACACACTCGCACTTGCACAGTTACCAGTGTCTATGGTTACCTTATAGTCCTTTCCTGCCTCAAACATGTAGCAGAGTGATGCAGCATGAAAAACACTCTGCAGCAAATCTTGCTGAACTTGTTCATTTTGCTGCCAAGTGTTGCacgccactttattaggtatggCTACAAACTctaatacaatacaatacctATGTCAAGAATGCTACATTTGTAGCGCTTATGGTGTGAAGTTTCCTGCCTTTCCTGCCTCAAACCACAATATTTGCATTTGTTAGGTGTGACTTATTAAGCTCCgtaatgtattatatttacattttgatttacCGAGCTCTTAATCTCTATTTAAGTTAATTATTTTTGGGGGGGAATTTTTTACCTTTctgagatttttgttttgtgattttg is a genomic window containing:
- the LOC115801230 gene encoding saccharopine dehydrogenase-like oxidoreductase, producing MARVETSSSRPYHLVIFGASGFTGQFVVEEVARTVSEGPKGNLKWAVAGRSKQKLEKVLEQAAGVLSKPELRTEVDIIVADVEEPDSLAAMCKQAVIVLNCVGPYRFYGEPVVKACVENGAHHIDICGEPQFLEGMQLNYSSQAAENGVYIIGSCGFDSIPADMGVLYTRDQFKGTLTAVESFLNVSTGADGGCIHDGTWQSAIYGFADSQKLQSLRRKFNHKPLPTAGPKLKRRGALFYSNEIQQYSVPFMGSDPAVVKRTQRFLVEEYQATPVQYGAYAGVGGIGSIIKLMFAGIMFWFLVKFSFGRNLLVKHPEFFSFGFFSKAGPTRKQMEASSFQFTFYGEGYTQEQDPSQGKPNAKIRTRVQGPEAGYVATPIAMVQAALTILNEAAALPKKGGVYTPGAAFVKTTLIARLNKHGIQFSVI
- the gcfc2 gene encoding LOW QUALITY PROTEIN: intron Large complex component GCFC2 (The sequence of the model RefSeq protein was modified relative to this genomic sequence to represent the inferred CDS: inserted 2 bases in 1 codon; deleted 2 bases in 2 codons), yielding MFNKKPRRNFRQRKDSSSDDEDQVKNSKEGDENPEKTAPAVVNKPLKAAQGRGITCSSKREATPPKSYTSDGEDGETLDVTDEREERKKDKEGTNKKEPSVLSFSDDKEAEESTFKLKKSSEKAVLFQIRRKEAPPSKTTHSTGGGGVSSSTSPRQDHSSQASPHSVDDDDDNDDGSNDDNDSDEGGARSPSASSASDSSSSAHTPGIKYPHAKEIAAARRQRRANRTQKEFIPLSRDGQSSAGSTPDHYSREDEDDRDDDDNELDDHEKRIEFAPRMKSIRERIAEKLGGSDGSLSGTDGEEQELWEETQIGKGVKRRTGEQSPSGSDSSSYSSNSRSSRDRGRQKKKSTGVRIPKTFPPVTVSVVKRRITEKLESLKEVYRARQAELRRIEGDVESAKTSLEDLEESTSERQLKFYRTMTGYVHNMVECLQEKVVEINSLELELHTLLSDQLEALLAQRHEKIKEQADRLQQLSYNTAEQSGSSANGTENQCVGVKTEEDFDTPEDTQPSAEEEEQLQKKTADILLRSQKVFXDVQDDFCNVKKILSRFEEWRGCYSESLPQCLHLLCLPKLLNPIIRHQLLAWNPLKDASMDFENLPWFTAVETFCHGHGHEELEHTDRQTLSNVIERTVVPKMTAYVELVWDPMSHQQLSVCLTDVCHRLKEDYSTFEGEPSKPVKAFTEAVVRRLRSCVDEDVFIPLYPKKFLEETSSPQRHFRDQQFWTAVKLLGNMGKWDLLLPDFVLKELMLDKLLNRYLMTTLCSQTLSNNAVYACKKIADSLPLSWFKGESTCLPQLQNFRNHVVQKVHAICKQQPPEDPNTRSAVVDLLKVLSTIRCHDSIMAIAQKYHYEDAIYSHQLLNQETA